The stretch of DNA TTCTGCCGATATGGACATGCAGGTCGCAATAGCAGCGGACAAGCTCCGGTTCCCCGGCGGATTTCGAACCGTACGCCTTAACATCCGGCTCCTCCGCAGAAGCATTCCGGCCCATAAGAGCCTCCGTGCGTTCTAGTTCCATTTCCCGGTGAGCGTGTACAGATGCCAGGCATAAACCGCCATCATGGTCTTCGCGTCGGCAATCCGCCCGTCGGCAATGTATTCGTACGCTTCTTCGAGAGTCAGCTCCGTCACAACAAGGAACTCGTCCTCGTCAAGCGCCATCTCTCCGCTCTGCGCATTCTCCGTCACATACAGATGAATAATCTCGTTGGCGAAACCCGGAGAGGTGTAGAACGATTTCAGCAGGAACAGATCGCCGCCGTGAAAGCCCGTCTCTTCCTGCAATTCCCGCCCGGCGGCTGCCAGCGGATCTTCGCCGGGGTCCAGTTTACCTGCTGGAATCTCCACTTCCGTTCGTCCCATCGGCTGACGGAACTGCTCGACAACGAGCATTTTGCCCTTATTCAGGGCCAGAACCGCGACCGCTCCCGGATGCTTAACCACTTCCCGGGTTGCAGTATTACCGTCCGGCAACGTCACCGTGTCCACCTGAAGCGTAATGATTTTGCCTTCAAAAATAGGCTGGGTGGATACCGTAGTCTCGTCCAGCGCCGGATTGGCCGGCCATACTTTCTTCACTTCAGTTCCTTGATTTTCCATATTTTTCAGGTCTCCTTTGTCTCTGGTCTGCATACGGTGTATTATAGCAAACTTCAAGAGAAAGAAGGAAATCGTCATGAATAACAGGGTAGGCCGTACGGGGTTGTTGATCGCGGGAAAACCGGAACAAATTCGTCAAGGGCTGCTCGCTTTGCAGAAGCGGTTCGGTCCCGATATGCCGCTAAAATATGTACTGTCGCTGCAAATGGCTCTCCGTCTCGAAATCGGCGCGGAGAACCGGATCAAACCGTCCGAAACCTCCCAGGCGGGATAGATGCGCTAACGGTTCGAATCGAATGAAAGCGCTTCATATTGAATGAGGCTGCTGTGCTCCATTTTATTCGTATCAGGATTGCTTCATATTCGTTTCAAGCTGGAAGCGCCCCGCGGATTCAAGGGAGCGCTTCTTTTCTATTTGGTGATAAACTGTCTATTTGCCAAGGCCCGTTTTCATTGTAACTCCCCCACATTCTACGAAAAACTTTCCTGAAGAAGATAATATACAAAAAAGTACGTTCTTCTCTTGAGTAGTTTTAGTGGCGTTGCCAAAAAAACTTCGCCGAGTTGGGGTGAAGCAAAATGTTCAAATTGTAATTGCTAAAAATTAAACATTAAAGTAATATGGTTAACACTCACACTTTTTTTCTAATCCAATGGAAAGGAAGGAATGCCTTGCGCCTATTTTTGAAAATGATTCTTCTGAATCTGAAAGTTTTCCTGGCTTACCCCAGGGGATTTCTGATTTCCATTGTGATCCATCCGTTTATGCTCATTCTGAACATTTATCTGTTCCACAGCATTTACGCTTATAATGGCAGCTCTCATATCAAGGGCTATGACCTCACACAGATGATCTGG from Paenibacillus sophorae encodes:
- a CDS encoding NUDIX hydrolase, with translation MENQGTEVKKVWPANPALDETTVSTQPIFEGKIITLQVDTVTLPDGNTATREVVKHPGAVAVLALNKGKMLVVEQFRQPMGRTEVEIPAGKLDPGEDPLAAAGRELQEETGFHGGDLFLLKSFYTSPGFANEIIHLYVTENAQSGEMALDEDEFLVVTELTLEEAYEYIADGRIADAKTMMAVYAWHLYTLTGKWN